The genome window GTGTGCAGGATGTCAGCAGCTTCTGCACAGGGATCCCAAGAGCTAATGATGATCCATGCCACTAAATacccatttccccatttctaGGCCAAGAACAGAGAACTCCTGAAGCAAGCAGCTGCCCTGTCAAAAGGCAAAAAGCCTGAGAAGTCAGGAGCAATAACCTCCCCTTAAAGCCAAGCCCCCAGCCTGGGAGCTTTCCCCTGCACTAGCCGAGAAGTGTGGGAGGCCTGCAGGATGGCTGGAAGCCCAAACCTCTGTCTTGTGGACTCCATGGGATTCCTGGTGCGTGTTACCTTCTGACAGCATGCTTGAGTGTGGCCAGTTTCAGTCCATGGGGAGAGGTCCCAGCTTTCCTAAATCCCCCCTGAAGTACTGTTTTCTGGAAGAAATCTTTTCCTAACCAGTTGCTACCACTGCCAGCCCTTTCCATGAGCAAACAGGAACCTGCTGCATTAGTGGCTCCTTGCTGGttcccagcctgctgctgtgAGGGAACTGCCATGGCCAGTTGTTCTGCAGATAAAATGGGAGCTGCGTGTGGTGGgagctgcattttttttcccttgaactGTTCCTTCTTCAAAAGAGAGCTGAGAACTCACCAGCCCAACAGGTATTCCTGGAAGGTTGTGCCACTGCTGACAACAGTTGATCCAGCTTTTTGAAGATGCTTCCAAAATGGGGGCCATGTATTTATCTTggaagatttttgtgttttgttttggttttcttcttattttctcTGTCAACTTGGCAAACCAAACTGCCTGGTTTTGtgtttccttgtttttctgATCAGAGCTTTTGGGTTGGGAGCCAAAGTGGAATTATACAGCCCCCAACCCACCCAGaattcccccaccccccccagTGCCCTGGTTATGTGGTGACCTCTGGGATTTTGATGATTTCTGCAGCTTGGTGCGATCAAGTGTCTCTTACTCCATTTCTTTACACAGAGAGTTCAAGGCTCGGATAttccctctcttcctcctttccctgccccttccAGATGCAGGGGCCAGGTTGGCTCCAGGAAAGCACTTACTCAGGCAGCAACCCAAGCCAGGGAGTGTTTTTTGGGGCACTCCAGGGATTTTTCTCACTGCTGATTCCAAACCAGCAGGATCAAAGGGCTATGAGAGTTCCCTGTACCAGGGATGTGCTGCCCCAAAACAGCACAGCTGCCACTGACCCTTACAGCCAGACCAGCTGGGCTGGGTCCCCCCAGGCACCTCTTTTGGGGTGATGGTGGTGGATAAACAGCACTTGGAGGGGGAGCACCACACAACCCCgggctggcaggagctcctcGACATCCCGAGCGCCAGTCAGGGAGTGGAGAAAGATCTCAGGGCTTGGAGACCCCCGGCAGGGGCTGGAGGTAGGTAAGAGAACTCACGCTTTTGCTGCAGGGCGGCCGCTCCGTCAGGGCTTTGATGAAGCTTTTAACTACAGCTTGTGATTACTTTTTTCATCCTTTTGTTTCTTATTTGTTACTAAAGTTGATTTTACTCAAAGGCACTTTTTCGGGATGATGTTGGCTTCTGGCATGGAAGGAGCACATTTCATCGGACACTGCCATGgatttgtttttggtttttataaGAGACTTTTAATGtgaaaacaagcaaaaccagaaattgTTACACTTTGCCTGAGTGTGGCAAAACTCACCCAGTTTTATACTTTTAGAAAATGAAGTGCATTGGTGGGAGTTTTTTTAACTGTGGGCTTTGCTTTTTATCTTCCCTCaacataaagaaataaaaagagggagaaaggcCCTGTAAATACTGTTCAGTAGGGTTTTTAATCGTGATAAATTGCTCCTGCCGTTGCATAGCTGATTTGTAGCACCAACATCGTTTCTTTGTATGTTTGTAATGATGAGATTTTCAAGGGATGCTTTGATTTGTACAAATGATACCTGTAAAAgtggtttaaaaaaatcctcatcTGTGACTGATACTTTGTTTGctttgaaaagggaaaaaaccaaaacaaccaaaataccttgccctgcctggagctgaTTTATCTCCTGCTCTAAGGTTGGGAGTTTGGGGAATGAGACAATATTTTCCCATTGTTTGCTTTGCTCCTACTTTTTTTTCTATCTTTAAATCCTCCCATCAAGCCTGTTGCTAGGATCCTGGTTACTTGGTTACATCCAGCTTCCCTGGGCCCATCAGGCTGTATCTGACGAGATGTATTCCTGATCTTGGCGAGGGGATACAACTGGCACAGACAGAGGGACCTGCTTCTTTGGCATGGAggctttcccttttcccatgaGATTTCCATGAAGAAAATTTGGCTGCCTCTCATCTTTTTCCAAGGAAATCTCCAGAGGTCTGGGAATCTAAAGGGGTTTTAGCTTTGACTGTTTTCCTTATTCATATCCAGTCTCCTGGCGCACATGGAGCATGCTGATCTTTGAGCAGAGCATGTAAGGAAAGGAGACGCTGAAACAATCTTCCACGTCTACCTGCCCCAGGTgttccctcagtgtccctgtaTGGTCTCTGCTGCTTCCCTTCCTTCTCAGAATCTGGGCTGCCCAAAGCCACCAGCTGCTGAAAAAAGCAGGAGTTGTCCCCAGCCAACTCCTTCCAAGGTAACACACCTTGAGCAATCGGCCTTCCcttgctgttcagctttcctGGAGCACCAGACTTTTCCAGTCAGCAGGATGGTAACCAGAGCACTGTCAGCCCCAAAATAACTACCCACccttgtttgtttttatgtCCCTGGAGAGATTTAAAAGCCatgcagatgtggcacttggggacatgggttagtggtggccttggccaTCCTGGGGTAATAGTTAAACTCTGTGGTCTTAGAGAGCTTTCTGAACAgaacaattccatgattctgtgggGTGCTGAAGCTGTTTTGCACTGGCCAGCATGGCCTGCTCCTCGCTCCCAGCCTGggaggctgctgtggcaggaggGAGATGCTGCTGACAGCCCGAGCCagcaggagccacctgggaaAAGTGCTGCAGGTAACCTCGTGCTTGCCAGGTGGGCTGACCAGGGGTGAGGGACAGATGGGGATCCCGTGCTGCCCCAAAACCTAGAGTTCTATGCCCGCCCAGCGGTGCTTGGCCCCTCCTAGCCCTGCTCAACATGCAGGACTTGTCTGTGGGACAAATgtcctcctggcacagcccttcGTATCTTCTGATgggatatttttatattaaatatttggcAGCATCTCCAGCCCATCTCTCCAGCTGGATCATCGCCTGATGCAcacccacagccctgtccctctAATATCCAGAGCTTTTTGGGGAGCAGAAAGGGGAGAAGAGAGGCAGCCTCCCCCTCTCTGCGACCCCTATTTTGCTTGCTCCGTGTTGCCCAGAGCAAACACAGAGCTCGTGGCCTCAGGTGGAACTGCAGAGtcatcatggaatggtttgggttagaagagGCCTTgaagctcatcttgttccacccccgccatgggcagggacagctcccactgtcccaggttgctccaagccctgtccgcAGCTTCTTTGCGCAGCCCCAGGGTCTTTGCGCAGACCTCTGCTTGTGCccctgtcctgcagctctgtggggtgtgacagtgctgcaggagcaggtgacagagctgggctggggtggcAGAGGCTAAACCAGCACCTCTGACCCTGGTCAGTGAGGGGCCACGTTCCCTCGGATCACATGAAATGAAGCCCCCAAATTGTGCCTCTGAAATGACACAAATGGAAAGACAGAAGTGGAAACCTTGAGGTGGCCAGAGGCACCcagactccacagcctcagcACAGAGCCGTGTTTGCAAAACACCCTAAAAATAGCCCCAGGaagggacaaggacaaggagcaatgccCAGGGACGTTTCTAAGTGGCCGTGCCCTCCTGCATGCAGAGGCTGGGCctgtgggctgtgctgagggtgGCTGTTCCAGCCGTGGGCTGTGCGGCTGGCgctgcagtgccagggagctCTGACGTTCCcctgctggcaggagctcagccCGGAGCCAGAGGAGGTTGTTGCCAGGAGAATCCTGAGTTGTTTGTGCAGCGACTCCTGTGTGCTGGGCTGTCAGGCAGCACCAGTGCTGTGTCTGGGACAGCCCATGGTTGTGAGGGTGTGAAGGGATTTTATCCCttcttttcatgttttcttttttcttctggcCCTTTGGAGAAACACCAAACCCAGTAAAAGAGTCAGAGAGTCCCAGACCTTTTTGattggaaaagatctttaaaGCTCATCTTTTTCTGCCCCCCTCTGATGGgtaaggacaccttccaccgtcccaggttgctccaagtcctgtccagcctggccttggacatttccaaggatccagggacagccacagcttctctgggcacctgtgcagggcctgcccaccctcacagggaaggattccttcccaatatcccatctatcccTCCCTTCTGGCAGcaggaagccattcccccttgtcctggcactTCAGGCCcttgtcccaagtccctctccagctctcctggagccctttTAGGCTCTGGAATGGGCTCTAAGTtttccccagagccttctccaggctgaacaccttTAGCTCTCCCCAGCTAAAGGGAGAGCTGTTTGTCCAGTGCAGAGGGTCTCCAGCCCTGTTTGGAGCATTctggcctcctctgggctcgCTCGGGCGGTTCCATATCCCTGTGCTGCCCGTGCCCGGAGCTGGGGTGTTTGCCTCAGGCCGGTTTCTCTCTGGCCCCGGCTGCGGGGTCGGGGAAGGGTCCCTAGACAGACCGGATGGCTGCGCGCTGGCCACGCCCCGCATTGTCATTGGTCTGATTGTTGCTGAGTGGTCCCGCCCCCAAGCTCCCATTGGCGGAGGCGGGCGGAGGGGCGTATCCGCGCCCCGTGCTATGTAAGCGTGGCGGGCGCGGGGTCTCGGGGTCGCTGCGGGGACCGGGGCTGTCCCCAGCGCCCAGCCCCAGCGTGATGCTGGTCGCCGGCTCGCCGTGCAGCCCCGCGGGGCCGGAGGAAcaccggggctgcggggcccgGCGGGACGGCCAGGTAAGGGCTCCCGGGCTGTACCGCCCCGTCCCCGGGCGCGCACGGTGCAGCCCGCACTGGCGTCCCTCGGAGAGGCGTGGGGTCGTGCCCCgctgcccgccccgcccggctgcagggaggggaggggccGGGACAGGAGCAGCCCTTTGGCCGCACACGGGAGCTCCAGCCCCGAGGAGTGTGGGGCAGAAAGGACCCGAACCCCGTGCTTGGAGCAGGGGTAGTCCTGCCAGTGTGCGGGGAAATCGTGATGTTGAGTGGCGTTTAGTGCCCAGGGAGGGTCGGTGGCACCGCGGAGCGGGCCGTCGGCACAGTGCTGCTCCCGATGCCCGGTGCCGTGCTGTGCCCGTTCCTCGCTGCTGTCCCGTGGCGGTGGTGCCCCGCGCTCGGAGCGGTGTCACAGCTGGCTGTCCCGTTGTGTCACACAGCGCAGCAACATCGCAGTCCGGTTTCATCAGGCGCGGCCAGCCTGACGCACAGGGTGTGGGGACACGGCCCCGCGGCCCGTGCCGGTGTCCGCCTGAGTCACCCCTTCCGGTGACGCCGACGGGGATGTTCCCGGGCTCCGCTGACTCCCGGCTCTGCCTTCCTTCCTAGGAAAGAGGAGTTGAGGCTGCCGGGGAGCTGGCGAGGGGCCCCAGCGCCTTCATTCCCCTGGAAGAGGTAAAGCGATGAGAATTGGCTTGGGTGGGGGTCTCCTTCACCTTTCCCTGCTGCGGGAAGGATTCCCAACCCTCCGATTCCTGGCGCCTGGTGGGGATGGGATGCTGAGGATGGGATGGAGAGGGGTCAGCCACCCCAGGAGGATCCTTGTGGTATTGGGGAGGGTCGTTCTGGAGATTAGGGGAACAGCTGTATTTCACCCTGGTGTTTGCTTGCCCtgtctgtgcctcagtttccccactcAGTCAGACACATCTGTGTTTCCCTGGTGATGCAAAGACCCACACCCTTGCCCTGCCCGACCCCAGCATTCTGCCCTGACATCCCCAGGGCACCTGAGCCCTATCTCAGCACCCACATTCACTGCTCCAGATGTTCCTCCTCAGGCAGAGATAGCGCCGTGGTTTCGTCACTGCGCTGGGGGCTGACCcccatctcctcctccctcGCACTGCAGAGCCCAAACAAACAACTCAACCCACAGGCCGAGCAGGACGGGCTGTGTGGGTTCTGCCATGGAGACCCCcgagccccctgtgccccccggggctggcaggggggaCACGGGCAGCGGGGGCCCCCGGCGGTGTCCGTTCCGGAGGCAGGGCGCTTCCACTGGGGTGAGGATCCAGCCTCGGTGCTCTTGGGCTCCTGCGTGTTGGGGGGCGTCTCCATTTAGGTTAGGGGAGGTTGGGAAGAGTGGGAGCCCACAGCTCGCAGCCCTTCACTTCTCTCCTCCACTCCTCGTGCAGATCCCGCAGGAAGGCGGGGAGAGCAGCCTGCACCAGCTCCTCGAGGCCTTCGTCTCCGCAGGCAGGGTGGACCACGTCGCCATGGTCATGGGGCTGCACCCCCAGTACCTCAGCAGCTTCTGGAAGACCCAGTGCCTCCTGCTGCGCATGGACGGGCCCCTGCCCTACCACAAGCGCCACTACATCGCCATCATGGTGAGCagcggggccctgggggtgctgtggggacacaggggctgCGGGGggtcccagcactgctgctctgggggcaTTTGGGACCCCAGAGATGGGCCCCTTTCTGATCTGACATCCCAAACCCCTTTGAGGCTGGTGCCCACCCAGGGTACCCCAACACTCTCCCTCCAGGCCCTCTGGAGCACTGGCACTGATAGTGAGGGGGGAAATCCCCCTGTCTGGAAGTCACATCCCCAGGGAAAACCCTCCAGGAGTGATGTGCCTTGGCTtcttcgggggcttgtggcagGGTGGGACCCCAGGCGGGGCTGGGCTGACCGCTggctctccctgcaggctgcagcccgGCACCGCTGCTCCTACCTGGTGGGGCTGCACATGAGGGAGTTCCTGCAGGTGGGGGGCAGCcctgcatggctgcaggggctccaCTGTGCCCCCCAAAAACTCCGGAACCTCAACGAGATCAACAAGCTGCTGGCGCACCGGCCCTGGCTCGTCACCAAGGAGCACATCGAGGTGAGagctggtgctgccagcacagatcCCCCCAGAACACACAGACTGATTCCGGGGGTCACCTCCTGTGTGCACGGCCCCCAGGGTTTAACCCTTTCAGGGCTGAGGgaggcagtggggtgggaagggctgACTTGCCCCTGACAGGTCTATGGGTGAGGCACTTCCCAAACACTCCTGTATCCCTGCCCCTGGCGTGCCCCAGCGCTGGGCTGTGGTGGGCTGGGGGTCACTCCAAGCCCTGCTGTGTGTCACAGGCTCTGCTGAGGCCGGGGCAGGACAGCTGGTCgctggcagagctggtgcaGGCGCTGGTGCTGCTCACCCACTACCACTCGCTGGCATCCTTTGTCTTCGGCTGCGGCATCAGACCCGAGGGGGAGCAGGACgtggggagcagctgctgggccccctcaccccacagcaacagcagccCCGCCTCTGGGGACAGCGTGGGGGGCTCTGGGGTAAGAGGGGCTTTGCCTTGCAGGGTGTGAATGTACCCTGGGATGCTTTAtggggctgcccctgggaaTCACAAATTGGCTTGGattggagggaccttaaagcctgtcttgttccaccccttgccatgggcagggacaccttccacggtcccagcctgctccaagccctgtccaacctggccc of Zonotrichia albicollis isolate bZonAlb1 chromosome 20, bZonAlb1.hap1, whole genome shotgun sequence contains these proteins:
- the SESN2 gene encoding sestrin-2 isoform X3, giving the protein MLVAGSPCSPAGPEEHRGCGARRDGQERGVEAAGELARGPSAFIPLEEIPQEGGESSLHQLLEAFVSAGRVDHVAMVMGLHPQYLSSFWKTQCLLLRMDGPLPYHKRHYIAIMAAARHRCSYLVGLHMREFLQVGGSPAWLQGLHCAPQKLRNLNEINKLLAHRPWLVTKEHIEALLRPGQDSWSLAELVQALVLLTHYHSLASFVFGCGIRPEGEQDVGSSCWAPSPHSNSSPASGDSVGGSGGTDAMQEVEVLMERMKLLQENQLEEHGVTQEEMATRFELEKTESLLVPSSDVLDPSLQSNIRCFLEDPEFGYKDFTRRGEQAPPTFRAQDYTWEDHGYSLINRLYPDVGQLLDEKFQVVYNLTYNTIAMHCGVDTSVLRRAIWNYVHCVFGIRYDDYDYGEVNQLLERNLKVYIKTVACYPERTTKQIYAQFWRHFKHSEKVHINLLLLEARMQAALLYALRAVTRYMT
- the SESN2 gene encoding sestrin-2 isoform X1, which codes for METPEPPVPPGAGRGDTGSGGPRRCPFRRQGASTGIPQEGGESSLHQLLEAFVSAGRVDHVAMVMGLHPQYLSSFWKTQCLLLRMDGPLPYHKRHYIAIMAAARHRCSYLVGLHMREFLQVGGSPAWLQGLHCAPQKLRNLNEINKLLAHRPWLVTKEHIEALLRPGQDSWSLAELVQALVLLTHYHSLASFVFGCGIRPEGEQDVGSSCWAPSPHSNSSPASGDSVGGSGGTDAMQEVEVLMERMKLLQENQLEEHGVTQEEMATRFELEKTESLLVPSSDVLDPSLQSNIRCFLEDPEFGYKDFTRRGEQAPPTFRAQDYTWEDHGYSLINRLYPDVGQLLDEKFQVVYNLTYNTIAMHCGVDTSVLRRAIWNYVHCVFGIRYDDYDYGEVNQLLERNLKVYIKTVACYPERTTKQIYAQFWRHFKHSEKVHINLLLLEARMQAALLYALRAVTRYMT